Within Cucumis melo cultivar AY chromosome 4, USDA_Cmelo_AY_1.0, whole genome shotgun sequence, the genomic segment GATGGAGCACGAAAATGTCGGGAGATCCCTTTACTTCCGACACCATTTGTGACGAATAATTAATGTCGTCGGAGACCTCTCATTACTCCCGAAACTATTTTCGACGCACAAAAATAACATCGGGATATCCCCTTACTCTCGACGAAGTCCCCAATGTCATGAAGGATGGGTGAGGGGAATATTTGTACTGATTTCAACTTCCATTTATTTTTATCTCTTCTTATCATCGAAGGGGCCCCGGGGAAGCCACAAATTCCACTTTTGTCTGATCATCTTCTCCTTTTTATCTTTCCCTCATTTTTATGGCCAAGGACTTGGTACAGTCTAATTATACATGTCTCTCTCTGTGCTGCCTTTGTTTTATCACACCCCAAAATAATAATCATTCGCTTTTTCATAATATAAACAACAAAATTACATATCATGTGGCATATTTTAATTATTGGCAGCATAAATATATTGTATATGACCCAAAACAATAGCAatgtatttttctatttttatttccacctattttcaaacaaaaatgtGATCATCACACCATATTATATGCATATGACCATTATATATACCATTCAAGTTTCATTTGACTCAATTTTCTTCCATAATTTTAATTGTATGTTTTACTTTAATAGTAGTTTTGAAAGTTATCAGATGTCAGTATTAAATTTCTTTATAAATTACTATAacttttcgtttttttttttttaaatagggAAACTAGTATAACTTCCGACAAAAACTTTTCTTCAATAATTGAACCCCAAATTTAAAAAGGGAggcaaaatatatatttatatatatggaTAAAAGGACCCTTCTTATTGAGTACCCACAAAATGTAGCCTTTGTTGTGCGGCAACAATATAAGATCCACGGATAAACATTACACATAAATAAAGGAAGTGGGAATATAAAATTCACCATTAGAAGAGCTTGAATTAATTTACTGTGTAAAGATGAGAAGGTAACCGTGAAGTGACCAAAACATTAAGAGGAACCACCTTCTCGTTAGCCATTCCGAAATTCTCCGACATATCAATAGGTTCTTTGGTCGGGTTTTTGACATCAAAGGAATGTAAAAACCCAGCCAAAGCAAAATGCACCATTTGAAGTCCAAACGCAACTCCAGGGCAACCTCTCCTTCCACTCCCAAATGGAATCAACTCAAAATTATTCCCTTTCAAATCCACATTCTTATGGGTTGTCAAGAATCGCTCCGGCTTGAACTTGAATGGGTCGGGCCATACACGTGGATCTGTTTGAATCTTCCAAAGGTTTGGGATCAATTGGGTGCCTTTTGGGACAAAGTAGCCGGCTACAATGCAGTCCTTGTAGAACTCACGTGGTCCTAATAAAGGGCCTGCTGGGTACATTCGCATAGTCTCTTTGATTATGGACTGTAAATAAACAAGATTTGGTATGTCTGACTCCTTCAGTCGTCTGTCTCGGCCAACCACAGTGTCGAGCTCTTGCTGTGCCCTTTCGAGGACGTGTGGGTTGTTTAGTAACAATGACATCGCCCATGTTAGAGTTACTGTCGTGCTTTCAGTTCCACCGGC encodes:
- the LOC103502568 gene encoding cytochrome P450 82A3-like — encoded protein: MVAGGTESTTVTLTWAMSLLLNNPHVLERAQQELDTVVGRDRRLKESDIPNLVYLQSIIKETMRMYPAGPLLGPREFYKDCIVAGYFVPKGTQLIPNLWKIQTDPRVWPDPFKFKPERFLTTHKNVDLKGNNFELIPFGSGRRGCPGVAFGLQMVHFALAGFLHSFDVKNPTKEPIDMSENFGMANEKVVPLNVLVTSRLPSHLYTVN